In Leucobacter sp. UCMA 4100, one DNA window encodes the following:
- a CDS encoding relaxase/mobilization nuclease domain-containing protein, giving the protein MAWYDDNELNADAARQIARHLDRPKKAFDTEVNGGHVWHCSLSIRAEEGTLSDEQWNAIATDFISEMDFDDAEGTKAPARWVAVRHGLSKNGNDHIHIAVNLIREDGTKANIHNDFSRAQKACRALEVKHGLEQLESQRTKRATRGHKPGEIEADAIRTARAKYERSRKQNQEAKPAWTALEPAERDALVAAERAASQPRYELARTVRACATASESEAEFVRRMRQSGVILRPRFAEGTQDVVTGYSVAKRPENGERPIWYGGQRLGNDLSLPRLRAEWPDTPIGASEAAAEWNAARRGRRIVSPGRETTMPSLAQYAKMNAALGDLSEKLRAVPLDDFDTWSRVARGTAGAFASWSKATESTPGPLADTADVLSRSAQTRQAPVRPKPSGIASLGGAAALLAVAVRGGKGAAAQAAMIRQLATLAKSVYDASKAAGEARQAAAIRDAERDNLRGVHERLEQLSVKMPAATIDPEVEALRASLNPGQAPAQEIGSPLPNRIETARQIQPTRAPEQTGPER; this is encoded by the coding sequence ATGGCTTGGTACGACGATAACGAGCTGAACGCTGACGCTGCGCGCCAGATTGCCCGTCACCTTGACCGCCCAAAGAAGGCCTTTGACACCGAAGTGAATGGTGGCCATGTTTGGCACTGCTCGCTCTCAATCCGGGCAGAAGAAGGCACCCTTAGCGATGAACAGTGGAACGCAATTGCCACGGACTTCATTAGCGAAATGGATTTCGACGATGCCGAGGGAACCAAGGCACCCGCGCGTTGGGTTGCGGTGCGTCACGGGCTGAGCAAGAACGGTAACGATCATATTCACATCGCGGTGAACCTGATTCGTGAAGATGGCACTAAGGCCAACATTCACAACGACTTTTCGCGAGCACAGAAAGCTTGCCGTGCACTCGAAGTAAAGCATGGCTTGGAACAGCTTGAATCGCAGCGCACTAAGCGTGCAACTCGCGGCCACAAGCCGGGCGAGATCGAGGCAGATGCCATCCGAACCGCACGCGCAAAGTACGAGCGCAGCCGTAAGCAGAATCAGGAAGCAAAGCCAGCTTGGACGGCACTGGAACCGGCCGAGCGTGACGCTCTGGTGGCGGCTGAGCGTGCTGCAAGTCAGCCACGATACGAACTCGCAAGAACGGTTCGAGCTTGCGCAACTGCTTCCGAGTCCGAAGCGGAGTTCGTGCGACGGATGCGGCAATCTGGTGTGATTCTCCGACCTCGATTTGCCGAAGGTACGCAGGACGTAGTGACGGGCTACAGCGTGGCCAAGCGCCCCGAGAATGGGGAACGCCCAATCTGGTACGGCGGGCAGCGTTTGGGCAATGACTTGTCACTGCCCAGGCTGCGCGCGGAGTGGCCAGATACGCCCATCGGTGCGAGCGAAGCTGCGGCCGAGTGGAACGCCGCACGCCGTGGCCGTCGCATAGTTTCTCCGGGGCGTGAAACGACCATGCCGAGCTTGGCTCAGTACGCAAAGATGAACGCCGCGCTTGGCGACCTGAGTGAAAAGCTCAGAGCGGTACCGCTCGATGACTTTGACACATGGTCGCGTGTAGCTCGCGGAACCGCAGGCGCTTTCGCGAGCTGGTCTAAGGCTACGGAGTCCACACCCGGGCCACTCGCTGACACCGCAGATGTGTTGTCACGCTCCGCCCAGACACGACAGGCACCGGTACGGCCTAAGCCGTCCGGGATTGCCTCACTCGGGGGAGCCGCTGCGCTACTTGCGGTTGCCGTCCGAGGCGGCAAGGGTGCCGCTGCGCAGGCCGCAATGATCCGTCAGCTTGCCACTCTTGCTAAGAGCGTTTACGACGCTTCCAAGGCGGCAGGGGAGGCGCGACAGGCGGCAGCAATTCGTGACGCGGAGCGCGACAACTTGCGTGGCGTGCATGAGCGTTTGGAACAGCTCAGCGTGAAGATGCCCGCGGCAACAATCGACCCCGAGGTAGAAGCGCTGAGAGCGAGCCTGAACCCGGGTCAGGCACCGGCTCAGGAGATTGGTTCTCCGCTTCCAAATCGTATCGAGACAGCACGACAGATTCAGCCGACCCGCGCACCCGAGCAGACCGGCCCCGAGCGTTAG
- a CDS encoding recombinase family protein, producing the protein MGENLGYARVSTREQNAAAQADELRAAGCTRVWIDEGQSSRTADRPEWQALLDYARPGDVIKVRRLDRIAGSERILIETLHDLDSRGLGIVSLTEPMIDTTTPMGRALYGIVAVFAQLRVDTIRENTVRGLDHARSQGRIGGRPTVMTPERIKAARQMRAEGESLATIGRVLGVGTSSVSRALRTTE; encoded by the coding sequence ATGGGTGAAAATCTTGGATACGCGCGAGTATCAACGCGAGAGCAAAACGCGGCCGCGCAAGCCGACGAGCTGAGGGCCGCAGGCTGCACGCGAGTGTGGATAGACGAAGGCCAATCGAGCCGCACCGCTGATCGGCCTGAGTGGCAAGCGTTGCTCGACTATGCGCGGCCAGGAGACGTGATTAAAGTGCGGAGACTAGACCGGATCGCGGGAAGCGAGCGGATCCTAATTGAGACGCTGCACGACCTCGATAGTCGAGGCTTAGGAATCGTCAGTCTCACCGAACCGATGATTGATACGACTACCCCAATGGGCCGCGCACTCTATGGAATCGTCGCAGTCTTTGCACAGCTCAGAGTTGACACAATTCGAGAGAATACCGTGCGCGGATTAGACCACGCGCGCAGCCAAGGGCGCATCGGTGGGCGACCAACAGTGATGACACCGGAGCGCATCAAAGCGGCAAGGCAAATGCGCGCCGAGGGTGAGAGTTTGGCCACGATAGGGCGTGTGTTGGGCGTAGGAACTTCAAGCGTAAGCAGGGCACTGAGAACCACCGAGTAG
- a CDS encoding GntR family transcriptional regulator, with product MTYSNFLDGLRGDTAVEWPAERLVAAEIAKRLNVSRVPVREAFRSLAALGLADVTPNRGATVMGASSPADLLTVLHARARLEPWAMSIAAIRRTGDDLASIADQIRLGRAASRSGDVLGAIHAHAHLLEAFAQAVHDRAAEAALRPLYSLTGAIVTRTFRAVEVDGWDGHERVLDALRASDESRAAGLVTDHLEAMIAVVVSL from the coding sequence GTGACCTATTCCAACTTTCTCGATGGCCTCCGCGGCGACACGGCGGTCGAGTGGCCGGCGGAGCGACTCGTTGCTGCAGAGATCGCGAAGCGCCTGAATGTCTCTCGTGTCCCTGTTCGAGAAGCGTTTCGCTCTCTCGCGGCGTTGGGGCTCGCGGATGTGACGCCGAATCGCGGCGCGACCGTGATGGGGGCGAGCTCTCCAGCTGACTTGCTCACTGTCCTGCATGCGCGGGCGCGACTCGAGCCGTGGGCGATGTCGATCGCGGCAATTCGCCGCACGGGTGACGACCTCGCGAGCATCGCGGACCAGATCAGACTCGGTCGTGCGGCGAGCCGGTCAGGCGACGTCCTCGGCGCCATTCATGCTCACGCTCACCTTCTTGAGGCGTTCGCCCAAGCCGTCCATGACCGCGCAGCCGAAGCGGCACTCCGCCCGCTCTACTCGCTCACTGGCGCGATCGTGACGCGAACCTTCCGCGCCGTCGAGGTGGACGGCTGGGACGGGCATGAGCGAGTGCTCGACGCGCTCCGCGCCAGTGATGAAAGTCGCGCTGCTGGCCTTGTGACAGACCATCTCGAGGCGATGATCGCGGTGGTCGTTTCGTTGTGA
- a CDS encoding plasmid mobilization protein, translating to MSDAKPVARTFSRRRRANVEGGRLHRHVVKVSPEEEGALLLRANAKGTTVARYLVESALADSTGDTVTDRQHHIADLFVIHRGLSQLGNNLNQIARQTNAAKDLPVELRGPLLELLRSLKVGADKLDDVIDRLSER from the coding sequence ATGAGTGATGCGAAGCCAGTGGCACGCACGTTCTCTCGCCGTCGCAGGGCGAACGTCGAAGGCGGCAGGCTCCACCGTCACGTTGTGAAGGTGTCGCCCGAGGAAGAAGGCGCGCTGCTCCTGCGAGCAAACGCAAAGGGCACCACGGTTGCCCGGTACTTGGTGGAATCTGCGCTAGCCGATTCCACCGGCGATACGGTCACTGACAGGCAGCACCATATTGCTGATCTGTTCGTGATCCACCGGGGGCTTAGCCAGCTCGGAAACAACCTCAACCAGATCGCGCGGCAGACCAATGCGGCGAAGGATCTTCCAGTGGAGTTGCGCGGACCGCTGCTCGAACTTTTGCGAAGCTTGAAAGTGGGAGCTGACAAACTCGATGACGTAATCGACAGGCTGAGCGAACGATGA
- a CDS encoding ABC transporter ATP-binding protein, whose product MQALRDLCSNESLRRPLDRRVAAEAIEKVGIGHLSQRVFAGLSGGEKQRALIARALAQEASHLLLDEPTNHLDVRYQHETLHLVRELGTTTIVVLHDLNLAARYCDRLVLLYQGKVVAVGTPDVVLTPEILEPVYGITVERVEHRSVPQLVFTLPGGLQ is encoded by the coding sequence ATTCAGGCGCTTCGCGATCTCTGCAGCAACGAGTCGCTCCGCCGGCCACTCGACCGCCGTGTCGCCGCGGAGGCCATCGAGAAAGTTGGAATAGGTCACCTCTCACAGCGGGTGTTTGCGGGGCTCTCCGGTGGTGAGAAGCAACGCGCACTCATCGCCCGCGCCCTCGCCCAGGAGGCGTCTCATCTCCTTCTCGACGAGCCAACGAACCACCTTGACGTGCGCTATCAGCACGAGACGCTCCACCTCGTGCGGGAGCTCGGGACGACGACGATCGTCGTGTTGCACGATCTCAATCTCGCCGCGCGCTACTGCGACCGCCTCGTATTGCTGTATCAAGGGAAGGTCGTCGCTGTAGGAACGCCCGACGTCGTCCTAACCCCTGAGATTCTCGAGCCGGTCTACGGGATTACCGTCGAGCGAGTCGAGCACAGGTCAGTACCGCAACTCGTCTTCACCCTCCCTGGCGGCCTTCAGTAA
- a CDS encoding DJ-1/PfpI family protein, whose protein sequence is MSTNTWSSPVTGLTCHGCVETVTAQLIAVRGVKEVNIDLVEGGVSTVSVVADRELTDGEVEGVLHAGGAFALARVDAMSFLGSTTNAPDLAVDVLFFDGAEELDAIGPWEVLRFWAELGDRRVDVRAVSLDGKSVRCAKGLTVDVDGSLGDRPIDLLIVPGGRGADILAGDLEQVGRISRLAEQGATMASVCTGAQVLGAAGLLDGINATTHWMARGQLQKSHPSARISSGERWVDSGDVVTSAGVSAGIDMALHLVDRFDSRAVAHRICSVMEYPWHPEARGEAVIST, encoded by the coding sequence ATGAGCACGAACACATGGAGCTCCCCGGTGACGGGCTTGACCTGTCACGGTTGTGTCGAGACGGTCACCGCGCAGTTGATTGCTGTGCGCGGCGTCAAAGAGGTGAACATCGATCTCGTCGAGGGTGGCGTATCCACGGTGAGCGTGGTCGCCGACCGTGAGCTCACGGACGGCGAGGTCGAGGGCGTACTACACGCCGGCGGCGCATTCGCACTCGCTCGTGTTGATGCGATGAGCTTCCTCGGTTCGACTACGAACGCGCCCGACCTCGCAGTCGACGTGCTTTTCTTCGACGGGGCCGAGGAACTCGATGCAATCGGTCCCTGGGAAGTGCTCCGCTTCTGGGCGGAGCTTGGTGACCGACGCGTCGACGTGCGTGCGGTGAGTTTGGACGGCAAGTCGGTCCGTTGCGCGAAGGGGCTCACCGTCGATGTCGACGGTAGCCTTGGCGACCGCCCCATCGATCTTCTTATAGTCCCGGGTGGTCGCGGTGCCGACATCCTCGCGGGGGATCTCGAACAGGTCGGGCGGATCTCGCGCCTCGCTGAACAGGGAGCAACGATGGCGTCCGTGTGCACTGGCGCCCAGGTGCTCGGCGCTGCTGGCCTTCTCGACGGGATCAATGCGACGACCCACTGGATGGCCCGCGGCCAGCTCCAGAAGTCCCACCCGTCAGCGCGCATCTCGTCGGGCGAACGATGGGTCGACTCTGGCGATGTCGTCACGAGCGCCGGCGTGTCGGCCGGAATCGACATGGCCCTGCACCTCGTAGATCGGTTCGACTCCCGCGCCGTCGCTCACCGAATCTGCAGCGTGATGGAGTACCCGTGGCATCCAGAAGCTCGCGGCGAGGCCGTTATCTCTACATAG
- a CDS encoding ABC transporter ATP-binding protein: MNYGPRRALDNVSATIAAGEIVAIVGPNGCGKSTLLSLLTGHHPAFTGTVTVDGEDISTMRARDRARKIGVLRQHTGPLPDVTVTELVALGPQTLSTHQVNRTLARVGLDELATEPVAALSGGQLQRALLARALRHDPTLLVLDEPTNHLDVQHRFALMELLQDLRVTVLCALHDLDLAIRYTDDMLLLAEGQLRAHGHPDAVLTKSRVLEVFAIDSESVTTAGGQTHLLLRSARARAAGE, from the coding sequence GTGAACTACGGACCACGGCGCGCGCTCGACAACGTCAGCGCCACAATCGCAGCGGGTGAGATCGTCGCCATCGTCGGACCCAACGGATGCGGCAAGTCAACTCTCCTGAGCCTCCTTACCGGACACCATCCGGCCTTCACCGGCACCGTCACGGTCGACGGTGAAGACATCAGCACGATGCGCGCTCGCGACAGGGCTCGGAAGATCGGAGTTCTCCGGCAACACACGGGGCCCCTTCCCGACGTCACCGTGACCGAACTCGTCGCTCTGGGCCCTCAGACACTCTCCACGCACCAGGTCAATCGCACCCTGGCGCGCGTCGGACTCGACGAACTCGCGACCGAACCAGTCGCGGCTCTCTCCGGCGGACAACTGCAACGCGCACTTCTCGCACGAGCCCTCCGTCACGACCCCACTCTGCTGGTGCTGGACGAGCCCACGAACCACCTCGACGTCCAGCACAGATTCGCCCTCATGGAGCTCCTGCAAGACCTTCGGGTAACGGTCCTCTGCGCCCTCCACGACCTCGACCTCGCGATCCGCTACACGGACGACATGCTCCTCCTCGCCGAGGGGCAGTTGCGCGCACACGGACACCCCGACGCCGTGCTGACGAAGTCTCGGGTTCTCGAAGTCTTCGCGATCGACAGCGAAAGCGTGACCACAGCCGGAGGCCAAACGCATCTTCTCTTACGCTCCGCGCGAGCTCGTGCCGCCGGGGAGTGA
- a CDS encoding ABC transporter substrate-binding protein — MTSRRILPSAFLATLTIAALAGCGGGSMDHSDHSGHSAGSSASPTGAADVVTDPTCPAVVSLESVPERVVTMDAGAAAFLIELGLGDTVVGTAAPGFKTDFSGDIRAQLDAVPVLDDGQGSAEAVIASDPDLVTGISQYEFGGFDGTASVDQLESAGSAALSACGAVQDVPMDNIDETYRYISALSDAFDVTERGEELIDRIRTQVSDATAASRDADVPVLSLSSVPDAGAGINTNGGSSFANGIITLAGGTNIARDQLQDFASLSAEAVTEANPAVIVVVSGFADSSDEDLKAAIIASPLLAETDAVKNENVVVVPQRILLSPSLLNADAVQIIADAVANAS, encoded by the coding sequence GTGACTTCGCGACGCATCCTCCCCTCTGCTTTCCTCGCCACCCTGACGATCGCCGCCCTCGCGGGATGCGGTGGCGGGTCGATGGACCATTCCGACCACAGCGGGCACTCCGCCGGCTCCTCGGCTTCTCCCACCGGCGCCGCCGACGTCGTTACCGACCCCACATGCCCGGCGGTTGTCTCACTCGAATCCGTCCCCGAGCGCGTTGTGACCATGGACGCCGGAGCGGCGGCCTTTCTCATCGAACTCGGACTCGGCGACACGGTTGTGGGCACTGCGGCTCCAGGCTTCAAGACCGACTTCTCCGGAGACATCCGCGCTCAACTCGACGCAGTGCCCGTTCTTGACGACGGACAGGGGTCAGCTGAGGCAGTGATCGCCTCCGACCCGGACCTGGTCACGGGAATCTCGCAGTACGAGTTCGGCGGTTTCGACGGCACCGCGTCTGTCGATCAGCTGGAGTCCGCGGGATCTGCCGCCCTGTCCGCCTGCGGCGCGGTGCAGGATGTCCCGATGGACAACATCGATGAGACGTACAGGTATATAAGCGCGCTCTCCGATGCATTCGACGTTACCGAGCGTGGCGAGGAGCTGATCGACCGGATTCGTACTCAGGTCTCAGACGCGACGGCGGCCTCGCGGGACGCAGACGTGCCCGTGCTCAGCTTGTCCTCCGTGCCCGACGCTGGCGCGGGCATCAACACCAACGGCGGATCAAGCTTCGCGAACGGCATCATCACCTTGGCCGGCGGTACCAACATCGCCCGTGACCAGCTCCAGGACTTCGCAAGCTTGTCTGCGGAGGCGGTGACAGAGGCCAACCCGGCTGTGATCGTGGTGGTGTCCGGTTTCGCGGATTCCAGCGATGAGGACCTGAAGGCGGCCATCATCGCCAGCCCGCTGTTGGCCGAGACCGACGCCGTCAAGAACGAGAACGTCGTCGTGGTGCCGCAGCGCATCCTCCTGTCACCGAGCCTGCTGAATGCGGACGCCGTCCAGATCATCGCGGATGCGGTCGCGAACGCTTCCTGA
- a CDS encoding FecCD family ABC transporter permease: protein MRAIPLTAILIGLLFLLLTVMVISVGVGAVSIAPGEVIEVISGRVAGKPELGSLDFIVWELRMPRVLQAAVVGAALAVAGACAQVLVRNPIADPYVLGLSSGAGVAAVLVITSVGVATFGVLLLPVASFVGAAATGIIVAATATSRWGMSAGRLVLSGVAIGQLLGGVMSFLLIRSGNSDATQQVMFWLLGSLAGAQWRLLLVIGPVIIVAIVLVAMSSGRLDLLGIGDAQAAASGVHPGRSRVLVFALASLMTGAAVAVSGTIGFVGLIVPHIARLLVGGMHKRVIPVSALLGAILLSSADLAARTVLAPSELPVGIFTAAIGVPIFILLMRKNRAMALS, encoded by the coding sequence TTGCGCGCCATCCCTCTGACCGCCATCCTCATCGGGCTCCTCTTCCTGCTTCTGACAGTGATGGTGATCAGCGTCGGTGTCGGCGCGGTATCGATCGCCCCCGGAGAGGTGATCGAGGTCATCTCCGGGCGCGTGGCGGGAAAACCCGAGCTTGGCTCCCTGGATTTCATCGTCTGGGAACTACGCATGCCGCGCGTGTTGCAGGCCGCAGTGGTCGGCGCCGCCCTGGCAGTCGCCGGAGCGTGCGCACAGGTCCTCGTCCGCAACCCCATCGCCGACCCCTACGTCCTCGGCCTGTCTTCCGGAGCCGGGGTCGCGGCGGTCCTGGTCATCACTTCCGTCGGTGTTGCCACCTTCGGAGTGCTGTTGCTCCCGGTCGCCTCTTTCGTCGGTGCCGCTGCGACCGGAATCATCGTCGCGGCCACAGCGACCTCACGCTGGGGGATGTCCGCAGGCCGACTGGTGCTGTCCGGAGTCGCGATCGGTCAACTTCTCGGAGGGGTGATGTCCTTTCTCCTTATCCGATCCGGGAATTCCGATGCCACTCAGCAGGTGATGTTCTGGCTTCTCGGGAGTCTGGCAGGCGCCCAATGGCGACTGCTGCTCGTCATCGGCCCCGTGATCATCGTCGCGATCGTTCTCGTCGCAATGTCTAGCGGGCGCCTTGACCTCCTCGGCATCGGAGACGCTCAAGCGGCCGCGTCAGGGGTGCATCCGGGGCGTTCCCGGGTGCTCGTCTTCGCTCTCGCTTCCCTGATGACCGGCGCCGCAGTCGCCGTCTCGGGGACTATCGGCTTCGTGGGCCTCATCGTGCCGCACATCGCCCGTCTCCTCGTGGGCGGTATGCACAAGCGCGTCATTCCCGTGTCTGCGTTGCTGGGGGCGATCCTGCTCAGCTCGGCGGACCTCGCCGCGCGCACCGTGCTAGCACCGTCAGAGCTTCCAGTCGGGATCTTCACCGCGGCGATCGGCGTGCCAATCTTCATCCTCCTCATGCGCAAGAATCGCGCCATGGCCCTCTCATGA